From Montipora foliosa isolate CH-2021 chromosome 6, ASM3666993v2, whole genome shotgun sequence, a single genomic window includes:
- the LOC138006730 gene encoding DNA mismatch repair protein Mlh1-like isoform X1, with protein MAAVPTIRKLDEAVVNRIAAGEVIQRPANALKEMIENSLDAKASSITVTVKSGGLKLLQIQDNGCGIRKEDMSIVCERFTTSKLVKFEDLSSIATYGFRGEALASISHVAHVTITTRTAESTCAFKASYSDGKLVPPRPGLSADPKPCAGNKGTQITVEDLFYNVSTRRKALKSPGEEFAKIADVVSKYAIHNSGVAFTLKKQGESMADVRTTNGASILDNIRAIYGAAVARELMEVSCDNQRYAFKMHGYISNANYSVKKLQFLLFINHRLVDSSALRKAIEALYEAYIPKNSHPFAYVSLEISPNNVDVNVHPTKHEVHFLHEDSIIEAVQKAFEEKLLGANSSRTYYTQTLLPGVPVMDTSSVTSDEGDKSSSGKVYAHQMVRTDSREQTLHAFLPPKDFTHTTKSITQGPADKENQESSSVTIEEPSTSGSSTSSTTDRARSAESHPSNTTDHVDENVSDKPLDSKKPRLEEKADTMVKNASKSGICREIRLTSVLNLRKAIDDNEHKGMKELFEDHKFVGCVNKSLALVQHSTKLFLANVTTLSKELFYQIIMFRFGNFDFLRLSEPAPIYELALLALDCEESGWTEADGTKDQLATYIVNLLKEKATMLLDYFSLEIDEEGCILTLPLLLDGFTPNLNGLPMFVLRLATEVDWDSEEGCFRTFGKECSRFYAFKADPYEEDDDDAQNTDAAKPSNHSWQWTVEHVLFPAFRTGIVPPNRFSEDGTLLQIANLPDLYKVFERC; from the exons atggcggctgTCCCCACCATAAGGAAACTGGACGAAGCTGTTGTAAATCGTATCGCGGCTGGAGAAGTCATTCAAAGACCTGCCAATGCTCTGAAAGAAATGATAGAAAACTCTCTTGATGCAAAGGCTTCATCCATAACGGTGACCGTGAAATCTGGTGGATTGAAACTGCTTCAGATACAGGACAACGGGTGTGGAATCAGAAAAGAAGACATGAGCATCGTTTGCGAGCGTTTTACAACAAGTAAGCTGGTGAAGTTTGAAGATCTGAGCTCGATTGCGACCTATGGCTTTCGAGGAGAAGCTCTGGCGAGTATCAGTCACGTGGCTCATGTAACAATCACTACAAGAACTGCGGAATCCACTTGTGCTTTCAAGGCAAGTTATTCGGATGGAAAACTTGTCCCTCCTAGGCCTGGTTTGTCGGCTGACCCTAAACCTTGTGCTGGCAACAAAGGTACGCAAATCACTGTGGAGGACTTGTTTTACAACGTGTCAACCCGACGAAAAGCGTTAAAAAGCCCCGGAGAAGAATTCGCCAAAATTGCTGATGTTGTGAGCAAGTATGCTATTCATAACTCAGGGGTTGCTTTCACGTTGAAAAAGCAAGGTGAGAGCATGGCAGACGTGAGAACGACCAATGGTGCTTCAATTTTAGACAATATCCGTGCAATTTATGGAGCTGCAGTTGCTAGAGAATTGATGGAAGTGAGCTGTGACAACCAAAGATATGCGTTCAAAATGCACGGTTACATTTCTAATGCGAATTATTCTGTCAAAAAGCTTCAGtttctgttgtttataaatCACCGTCTTGTTGACTCCTCAGCTTTGCGGAAAGCAATAGAAGCACTCTATGAAGCTTACATACCAAAGAACAGCCACCCATTTGCATATGTCTCTCTTGAAATATCACCAAATAACGTTGATGTCAATGTTCACCCAACAAAACATGAGGTCCACTTTTTGCATGAAGATTCCATTATTGAAGCTGTTCAGAAAGCCTTTGAAGAAAAGCTACTGGGAGCAAATTCATCACGTACATATTACACCCAGACTCTTCTTCCTGGGGTCCCTGTGATGGACACTTCGTCAG TGACATCAGATGAGGGGGACAAATCAAGTTCAGGCAAAGTTTATGCACATCAAATGGTGCGAACAGATAGCAGAGAGCAGACTCTGCATGCATTTCTGCCTCCCAAGGATTTCACACATACAACAAAAAG CATAACTCAGGGACCTGCAGATAAAGAAAATCAAGAATCTAGTAGTGTGACCATTGAGGAACCAAGCACATCTGGGAGTTCCACCAGCTCCACCACTGACAGAGCCAGAAGTGCTGAATCCCATCCAAGTAATACCACTGATCATGTTGACGAAAATGTGTCTGACAAACCTTTAG ATTCTAAAAAGCCTAGACTTGAAGAAAAAGCTGATACAATGGTCAAAAATGCAAGCAAATCTGGTATTTGTAGAGAAATTCGTTTGACCAGTGTTTTAAACCTTCGAAAAGCTATTGATGACAATGAACACAAAGGAATGAAAGAGCTCTTTGAGGACCACAAGTTTGTTGGTTGTGTGAACAAGTCCTTAGCTCTTGTCCAGCACAGTACAAAACTGTTCCTTGCAAATGTCACAACTCTTAGCAAAGAACTGTTCTACCAGATCATCATGTTTAGGTTTGGTAACTTTGACTTTCTGAGGCTTTCTGAACCAGCTCCAATTTATGAGCTTGCCTTGCTAGCTTTAGACTGTGAAGAGAGTGGATGGACAGAGGCTGATGGAACTAAAGATCAACTTGCAACATACATTGTCAATTTGCTGAAAGAAAAAGCAACCATGCTACTGGATTATTTCTCTCTGGAAATAGATGAAGAAGGTTGCATTTTGACCTTGCCGCTGCTGTTGGATGGTTTCACACCAAATCTGAATGGCTTGCCCATGTTTGTGCTTCGACTGGCTACAGAG GTAGACTGGGACAGTGAAGAGGGATGCTTCCGTACCTTTGGAAAGGAGTGCAGTAGGTTTTATGCATTTAAGGCAGATCCTTATgaggaagatgatgatgatgcacaGAACACTGATGCAGCAAAACCATCCAACCATTCTTGGCAGTGGACAGTAGAGCATGTGTTATTCCCTGCTTTTCGCACAGGGATCGTGCCCCCAAATCGCTTCTCTGAAGATGGCACTCTGCTTCAGATAGCAAACCTACCAGACTTGTACAAAGTGTTTGAAAGGTGTTAA
- the LOC138006730 gene encoding DNA mismatch repair protein Mlh1-like isoform X2, with protein sequence MAAVPTIRKLDEAVVNRIAAGEVIQRPANALKEMIENSLDAKASSITVTVKSGGLKLLQIQDNGCGIRKEDMSIVCERFTTSKLVKFEDLSSIATYGFRGEALASISHVAHVTITTRTAESTCAFKASYSDGKLVPPRPGLSADPKPCAGNKGTQITVEDLFYNVSTRRKALKSPGEEFAKIADVVSKYAIHNSGVAFTLKKQGESMADVRTTNGASILDNIRAIYGAAVARELMEVSCDNQRYAFKMHGYISNANYSVKKLQFLLFINHRLVDSSALRKAIEALYEAYIPKNSHPFAYVSLEISPNNVDVNVHPTKHEVHFLHEDSIIEAVQKAFEEKLLGANSSRTYYTQTLLPGVPVMDTSSVTSDEGDKSSSGKVYAHQMVRTDSREQTLHAFLPPKDFTHTTKSITQGPADKENQESSSVTIEEPSTSGSSTSSTTDRARSAESHPSNTTDHVDENVSDKPLDSKKPRLEEKADTMVKNASKSGICREIRLTSVLNLRKAIDDNEHKGMKELFEDHKFVGCVNKSLALVQHSTKLFLANVTTLSKELFYQIIMFRFGNFDFLRLSEPAPIYELALLALDCEESGWTEADGTKDQLATYIVNLLKEKATMLLDYFSLEIDEEGCILTLPLLLDGFTPNLNGLPMFVLRLATETGTVKRDASVPLERSAVGFMHLRQILMRKMMMMHRTLMQQNHPTILGSGQ encoded by the exons atggcggctgTCCCCACCATAAGGAAACTGGACGAAGCTGTTGTAAATCGTATCGCGGCTGGAGAAGTCATTCAAAGACCTGCCAATGCTCTGAAAGAAATGATAGAAAACTCTCTTGATGCAAAGGCTTCATCCATAACGGTGACCGTGAAATCTGGTGGATTGAAACTGCTTCAGATACAGGACAACGGGTGTGGAATCAGAAAAGAAGACATGAGCATCGTTTGCGAGCGTTTTACAACAAGTAAGCTGGTGAAGTTTGAAGATCTGAGCTCGATTGCGACCTATGGCTTTCGAGGAGAAGCTCTGGCGAGTATCAGTCACGTGGCTCATGTAACAATCACTACAAGAACTGCGGAATCCACTTGTGCTTTCAAGGCAAGTTATTCGGATGGAAAACTTGTCCCTCCTAGGCCTGGTTTGTCGGCTGACCCTAAACCTTGTGCTGGCAACAAAGGTACGCAAATCACTGTGGAGGACTTGTTTTACAACGTGTCAACCCGACGAAAAGCGTTAAAAAGCCCCGGAGAAGAATTCGCCAAAATTGCTGATGTTGTGAGCAAGTATGCTATTCATAACTCAGGGGTTGCTTTCACGTTGAAAAAGCAAGGTGAGAGCATGGCAGACGTGAGAACGACCAATGGTGCTTCAATTTTAGACAATATCCGTGCAATTTATGGAGCTGCAGTTGCTAGAGAATTGATGGAAGTGAGCTGTGACAACCAAAGATATGCGTTCAAAATGCACGGTTACATTTCTAATGCGAATTATTCTGTCAAAAAGCTTCAGtttctgttgtttataaatCACCGTCTTGTTGACTCCTCAGCTTTGCGGAAAGCAATAGAAGCACTCTATGAAGCTTACATACCAAAGAACAGCCACCCATTTGCATATGTCTCTCTTGAAATATCACCAAATAACGTTGATGTCAATGTTCACCCAACAAAACATGAGGTCCACTTTTTGCATGAAGATTCCATTATTGAAGCTGTTCAGAAAGCCTTTGAAGAAAAGCTACTGGGAGCAAATTCATCACGTACATATTACACCCAGACTCTTCTTCCTGGGGTCCCTGTGATGGACACTTCGTCAG TGACATCAGATGAGGGGGACAAATCAAGTTCAGGCAAAGTTTATGCACATCAAATGGTGCGAACAGATAGCAGAGAGCAGACTCTGCATGCATTTCTGCCTCCCAAGGATTTCACACATACAACAAAAAG CATAACTCAGGGACCTGCAGATAAAGAAAATCAAGAATCTAGTAGTGTGACCATTGAGGAACCAAGCACATCTGGGAGTTCCACCAGCTCCACCACTGACAGAGCCAGAAGTGCTGAATCCCATCCAAGTAATACCACTGATCATGTTGACGAAAATGTGTCTGACAAACCTTTAG ATTCTAAAAAGCCTAGACTTGAAGAAAAAGCTGATACAATGGTCAAAAATGCAAGCAAATCTGGTATTTGTAGAGAAATTCGTTTGACCAGTGTTTTAAACCTTCGAAAAGCTATTGATGACAATGAACACAAAGGAATGAAAGAGCTCTTTGAGGACCACAAGTTTGTTGGTTGTGTGAACAAGTCCTTAGCTCTTGTCCAGCACAGTACAAAACTGTTCCTTGCAAATGTCACAACTCTTAGCAAAGAACTGTTCTACCAGATCATCATGTTTAGGTTTGGTAACTTTGACTTTCTGAGGCTTTCTGAACCAGCTCCAATTTATGAGCTTGCCTTGCTAGCTTTAGACTGTGAAGAGAGTGGATGGACAGAGGCTGATGGAACTAAAGATCAACTTGCAACATACATTGTCAATTTGCTGAAAGAAAAAGCAACCATGCTACTGGATTATTTCTCTCTGGAAATAGATGAAGAAGGTTGCATTTTGACCTTGCCGCTGCTGTTGGATGGTTTCACACCAAATCTGAATGGCTTGCCCATGTTTGTGCTTCGACTGGCTACAGAG ACTGGGACAGTGAAGAGGGATGCTTCCGTACCTTTGGAAAGGAGTGCAGTAGGTTTTATGCATTTAAGGCAGATCCTTATgaggaagatgatgatgatgcacaGAACACTGATGCAGCAAAACCATCCAACCATTCTTGGCAGTGGACAGTAG
- the LOC138006734 gene encoding clarin-3-like: protein MTSIFKRRGTAVAAAVFAFMAFVMIVAALLSEYWVIADLERKVGNSTQIAGSKHFGMFNGESKEDFGLGARQRDFAVKDEFEGVANDDVIWASMGFCVLSLVVICVLIGLSCYNEFTKSDLTICGSAGMYICCGVACIFVLVSTCLFAALFEIQLKKNVLRPLDQKRGFSSTDKARLGYSFWILLGAAGVLLLCPLIIWMRKCHCFHHFKKKKHEITTVDGVMLY from the exons ATGACGAGTATTTTCAAACGTCGAGGAACGGCTGTAGCGGCCGCAGTCTTCGCTTTTATGGCGTTTGTTATGATTGTTGCTGCCCTACTTTCGGAGTACTGGGTCATCGCTGATCTTGAGCGAAAGGTTGGAAATTCAACACAGATAGCTGGATCGAAACATTTCGGAATGTTTAATGGCGAGAGCAAAGAGGATTTTGGACTCGGAGCCAGACAACGAGACTTCGCAG TCAAAGATGAATTTGAAGGTGTGGCcaatgatgacgtcatttgggCATCAATGGGCTTCTGTGTTTTGAGTTTGGTTGTAATCTGTGTCCTCATCGGACTGTCGTGTTACAATGAATTCACCAAGTCAGACCTGACCATCTGTGGTTCGGCAGGGATGTACATCTGCTGTGGGGTTGCTT gtatttttgTTCTCGTATCTACTTGTTTGTTTGCTGCGCTGTTTGAGATCCAACTCAAGAAAAATGTTCTTCGTCCTTTGGATCAAAAACGTGGATTCTCCTCTACTGACAAGGCACGACTGGGATACTCATTTTGGATCTTATTGGGTGCTGCTGGTGTTCTGCTTCTTTGTCCACTGATCATTTGGATGAGAAAGTgtcattgttttcatcattttaaaaagaaaaaacacgaGATCACGACCGTAGATGGGGTGATGTTGTATTAA